In Deinococcus planocerae, the genomic window AGTAATACAGCCCCGGTTCCACCCAGATTTCCCCGTTGAAGGCGTAGTGCCCGGTCAGGTGCGCCACCGCTTCCGGCTCGGACACCCCGGCGTACTGCATCAGGGTCTGCTCGGTGAGCGCCATCAGGTCGGCGAGCTGCTGGGCGATGTCCTCCATCCCGGTGGCCGTGATGGGCAACGCGTACGTCCCGTCATCCGGCAGGTTCAGCTCACCCAGGGCACCGAGATGGGCGAGCAGGACGGCGAAGAGCGAGTACCGGGGAATCAGGCGGGTAAAACGCTGGCGGTCGTACGTCCCGTGTGTGGCGCGGTACTGCACGTCCAGAGCCAGGGCCGTGCGGCGGCGCTGCGGGGTCTCAGGACGGCCCAGTTCGCGCGCCTCCAAGTACGCCTGGAGGGCCTGCGCCACCTGGACCGCCTGCGCGACGACCGGCGCCGCGAAGTCGTCGGTAACCACCCACTGCCCGAGCCGGAAGGCGTGGCGCCGGTCCGTGGAGAGGCTGCCCTCCGGGATCGCGTGCAGGTCCGCGCCGTGCGAGGCCGTCTCGGCGTTTCTGGCGGCGTCCTCCCCGAGCCGCTCGCGCACGGTCTCGATCAGGGTCCGGAACAGCACGGGGACGCTGTTCATCGCGGCCTGCATCTGGTCGTGGACACGCTGCACCTGACGGGTGTCCACCTCGCCTTCGAGCAGCGGGTTCCCGAAGCGGCCGCAGCGGAGGATGCTCTCCTGACTCAGCCGGAAGCTGCCGGAGAGCTGGCGCAGCCGGTGCGTCCAGGCCCCCTCCTCGCCCTCGGTGATAATCAGGCTGCTCCCGTCCACGAAGCGTTCGACCAACTCCCGGTGCACGGGATCGGCGACGAACTCCAGCAGCGTGTCCGTGACCTGGGCACCGCTGAGCGTGCTCAGAGCCTCCCGCACCCCGTGGTCGTGGCGTCGCAGGACGAGCAGCACCGTGGTGACCCCCGCCCCGGCTGCCTTGAAGGCCCCGGTGGGGACGAGCACCGCGTGCAAGGGCAGGGCGGAAGTGAGCAGTTCTTCCCGCCAGTCCCGGTGCCGGTGGCCGTGCAGCAGGGACAGGGGCAGCAGCACGCTGACGAGCCCGGTCTGGAACTGGACGCGGCGCAGGATCTGACGCATGAAGTACCGCTCGCTGCGGACCTCGTCGGGTTCGTGCAGCGCCCGAGTCTCGCCGCGCGGGCCGTAGGGCGGGTTGGCGACCACCAGGTCGAAGAGGGGGTCACTGCTGCGGGTGGTGTACTGCTCCAGCGGCATCACGTGGATGCTGGCGTGCGGCTGCAGGTGCGCGGCCGCCCGGCCCGCCACCGGGTCCAGCTCGACGCCGGTGAGCAAGACGCCCTCTGGGGCATGCGCGAGGACCGCCCCGTTCCCGCAGCTCGGTTCCAGAGCCCGGACGGGGCGCTTCTCGTCGCCCAGCTTGAGGAAGGGCGTGACGAGGTTCCATAACAGCGCCGCGACGGCACTGGGCGTGTAGAACTGGTCCACGCTCTCGCCGAGGCCGCCCCCGCCGCTGTAGGCCCGCAGGACGGCCAGGTCAGGGTGGGGGGCCAGGATCTCGTGGCGGGCTGCCTCATTTGCACCCAGGCGGGCCTGTTCTCCGCCGCCCGTCACCTCCACGCCGTAGGGCTCGCCGCCGGGGGCGGGGGCGGGCCGGGGGGCACCGACCACGTCGTAGCCCTCGCGGGTGAGCAGTTGTCCGTTCAGGGCCAGCGCCGACTTGTCGGCTGGACTGAACTTGGGCCAACTCATGTGGGCGTACGGCAACTCGCTGTTGAGGCCGAACAGCGCGAGGAATCCGGTCACGGCGGTCAGGGCGAAGCCTTTGGTTTGACGCATGCGATCCCGTCCATGCCGGATGGCCGTCAGGCCTCCGGCATGAGGGACCCCGCGTCGCCCGGGCGAGTTCCCCCCCGATCCCAGAGGTCACGTCCACGAACGGGCACGCAGGGTGGTGAGGGCAGCCTGGACCGTCCGGCTCACCTCGTCGAGCACCATCACCGGACAGGCAGCACCGAAGAGGTCCAGGTAGCTCGAAGCGGACTGGACGCTCTCGCCGATCAGGATGGGGACGACGTCGAGGGTCCGGCGATAGGGGCGCTGATCGTCCAGCAGCAGGCCGCAGGTCCTCACGTCGGCGGGCAGAAGTTCCCCGTCGGTGATCACGATCAAGATCTCCTGCTCGTCCGGCTGGGCACACCCCTGGAGGGCGAGTTCGAGGCCCCGGGAGAGTTGCGTGCCGCCCCCCGCCTCCAGGCCGGCCAGACGTGCGGCCGCTTCCTGCCAGGGGAGGTCGGGCGGGACGATCTCGTGAGCGGAGGTGGTGAAGCCGATCACCTGCAGCCGGCTGCGGGCGAGGTGGGCGGCGCGGGCGAGCATGAAAGCCGCCTCGCGGGCCGCGCGCAGGCGTTCCCCGGACATGCTGGTCGACAGGTCGACGCACAGCCGTAGCAGAAAGGGAACGGGACGATCTTCACCCACCCGGCGCCGGAAGGGACGCTCGGCGCCCTGCACGTGTCGGTCATAGCGGAAGCGTCCCCGCGAGCGGTGCGCTTCCTGCCGGGCGGGACGGCCGGGGGGTGCCAGGAGGGGCGCCAGACGCCGCGCGTGGCCCCCGGTGAGGAGCAGCAGGCCATCGGGGGCGGTCGCGACCAGTGCCGGGGGTGACCCGGGGAGTTCGCCGGCGCTGGAAGTCTCCGGGCGGGAGCTGTCCTCCGGAATCAGGGTTTCGCTCCCGGGTCCACCGTTTCCCGCATCCGCCGTTTTCTCGTCCCCCCGCTTCCCTTTCCCGCGGACAGGCTGCTGGGGCTCCTCCGGCTGCACCCCACTCATCCCTCCGCCGTCCGCGCCGAGACCCGGCTCGGCTTCCTCCCGCAGTTCCTCGGGCAGCACGGCGAGGATGGCCCGGGCGATCTCCACGGCGTCATCCCGGTGGGCCTCCCAGGCCTCCTCGACCAGCGGGCGGACCTGCTCCCGCCACAGCCCCTCGAGTTCCAGAGGAACGGCAAAGGGGACGTCGGGACGGTCATGGGCCCAGCGCCAGACCAGGCAGGCGGTCTGCAGGTCCACCTCCGGGCGGTGGTCTCCCAACCACAGGACGTCTCCCAGGAAGTCGAAGTCGGCGCACAGCTCCGGGAAGCGGCGCATCACGAGCCGTTCCATCCGCTCGTCTTCCAGCGCGTTCCACAGCCATCCGAGACGTTGTTCCTGAGGTTTGCGGCCACTGAAAACGACGTGCCCTCCCTCATGCGAGGCGATCGAGCGCAGCAGGGTGACACGTCGCCCGTACTCGTCCCCGGGATCGAAGCGGACGCCCAGCGGTGGCACAGAAAGCAGGGCCGGGTCAAGCAGCAGGCGACGTTGCTCGGGGAGCACCCCAGCGGTGAAGGGCAGGCGACGGAACTCGGTGGTGAAGTCACGACGGCGGCTGACCAGGCGGAAGAGTTCCTGAACGTAGGTCCGCCATGCGGACTGCTGGTGCCACTGCACGGCGGGAGCCTGCCTAGGAAGAGTGAGCATACCTCCATTGGTCCCCGATCCGGGGAGGGTCACGCCGCTTCCAGCACCTCCTCGATGATGCGGCGGGTGAGCATCTCGACCGCGTCCTTCTCCAGGCGGCCGTCGCCGTCGCGCGCGCAGCAGTGGGGAATGACCACCGTTTCGCAGGCGCACAGCAGCGCCGCGGCCTCCTCCAACCCCTCGTTCAGGAGCGCCGCGACCTCCTTCACCAGCGCGATGGTCTTGCGTGCGTCGAGCGCCCGCACCGGCTGCACCCCGGTCCCCTGCCGCGCATCCCGCGTCACCAATTCCACCGCATAGGCGAGGTCCGCCACCCGCTCCGATCCACCGATCTGCCTGTACAGGGTACGGGCGGTCTCCTCATCCGCGTACTCGAAGTCGATCACGAGGTCGAGGCGGCTGAGCAGGGCCCCGTCGAACCGGTCGGCGGTCTGCAGGTGGTCCTCGCCGAGGTTCGTGGTCAGGACCCAGGTGAGATTCTCGGCTGGACAGCACAGGTGCTCGCCGTCGGGAAGGGGAAGCAGGTGATGTCTCTCCCCCACCAGCAGCGTTTCCGGGATGCCGACCGCGAGCGCCTCCGCCCGGGACACCGTGTCCATCGCCCCCTGCAGCACGTTCAGGGCCTCCGGGTGGTACCGCAAGGCCTCGTCGATCAGCAGCAGCGTGCGGCCCCGCGTGGCGGCCACGAAGGCACGGCTGATCGGGCCGTCCACCCACCGTGGTCCTTGCTCCGTCGGGTACACGCCGCCGATGAAGTCGCGGTCCTCGACGCCGGGAGCTCCCTTGGCGATCACCAGGGTCAGGCCCTCCTCGACCGCGACACGCTTGGCGGTCTCGGTCTTGAAGGTGCCGGGCGGGCCGACGAGCAGGGCCGCGCCGCCCCGGCGGGCGAGGCGGCGCAGCTTCGTGGCGGGTGTCTCGGACGCAGGACGTTGCACGGGCGGGTGGATCAGCAGCGCGAGGTTCACGCTGGAGAGGAACCGGTCGTGGGGGATGATGTGCGTGGGGGACGACAGGGTCCCCTGGGCGAGGCGGGCCTGCGTTTCGGCGTCCAGCGTATCCGTCAGGTGGTGCAGGGCGAACCGGACGTCCGGCAACCGTGTGGCGGCGGCCAGGGCGTTCTTCGGCATGGGATACCGCAAGCCCAGGGGCATGAGGACGCGCACGAACTTCCGGAGGGCTTGACGGGTCTGGGGAGCGCCAGCGCCGGTGAGTGCTTCCGCGAGCGCCAACAGCGGGGCACCCAGGAACGAACCCGAGGGCGCCCCACCCGCGTGCCAGGACCGGCTTTGCAGGCCGTTCGGCGCGGTGTAGACCCGGAGGCCGTCCTCGCGCTCATCGAGCCGGAGGCGGGCACTCCCATCCGACTGCTGCCAGAGCCCCACCTCTCCGGTGAGAAGTTTGAGCACTGCCGTGCCGAGACCGGGTGCGTACACGCTGGCGTGCTCACGGCGCAGCCAGGCGCGGTCTTCCTCCCGGATTTCCTGGTTGCGCGTCGTCCCCTCGAAGGGACTCTCGGCTCGATAGGCACGCTCGAAGCAGTCACGGATATCGATGAAGGACATGCGGCGGTGCCGCCCGCCCAAGCGGGCGAGGGCCTCTTCCTCCAATGGACCCGAAAGACGACCGTTTCCACGGGCAGGCGGGAGAGGCACGTGCCTCTCCCCCACCGCGTTCAGGCGTCCGCGTCGATGACTGGGAGCCGGGCCTTGTCCGCGACCGCGCGGCTCCGGCGATTCACGCTGCCGTCCCTGTTGCGGATCACGCTCAGGTTACTGATCGGCACCCGCAGGATGTAGGCGGGGGTGAACTCCAGGGCCGGAGCACCGCTCAGCAGGGGCCTGACCTCGTAGCTCGTGCGTTTAAGGCGTCGTTTCACGGTCCCGGGCACGTTCGCCTCGGCCGCGTACCAGTGGTACCCCGCGCACGGCTCGTGGGCGGAGTGGCCGTGCCCACAAGGGCAGAAAAAGCCCGAGGTGAAGGAAGCCAACGGCCGGCTGTTGGTCACCCGGCCCCGGGGGTGAATCAGGATCAGGGTGCTCTCGCGGGTCAGCCGGCCGAAGTCTCCGGTGCGAGGGATTTTTCGGCTCACGCCGAGTGCCTTGGCTTCCTCCACGAAATCGGCGGCGCAGGGGTAGTGCGATTCGCCGATGACGTCCACAACGTGCCAGGTCCCCTGACGCTCGATGAACGTCACTCCCTGGCTGCTCAACCCGAGTTGCCCTGGATTGACCGGAATCGGCAGGTCGGTCAGGAAATGCTCGATGGGTACACCGTGCGGGCTGAACCCGCATTCCGCGTAGATGTGGCCTTCCTGCCGCCCGGGGCCGCACTCCCGTGGGCCGCCCCGAGCGGGGATCAAGTCGAGCAGGGTCGTCATGGCAACCTCTCCGAGGGTCGCAGGCCGAGATTCACACGGCCAGGGCGAGGACTCACGGTGAGACGCGGGGATGCTGGTGGCTCCGCCGGGGTGGACGATGGTTCGCTCAATTCGGGCACCTCTCTCGCCAGCGCCCGAACCAGCGCGGGAAGTTCAACGCCACCCAGCGCCGCCAACCGCCTGACCTCCTGCACCAGTTCAGTCAGGGGGTCGCGGGGCACTTCCAGCAGAGGCTCAGGGCCGAAGAGCGTATCGAGACTCTCCTCAAAATCCCTGGCGCGGGCGGTCTGACTCTCCTTCAAGTCGGCGGCGGTGAAGCGCTCTCCCGCGTCCAAGCGGCGTTCGGCCGCCCGGATCGCCTGCTCGCGGTACTCGGGCGCGAGGTTCGCCATGCGTTCCGCCACGCCCTCGGCGATGCTGACGCCGATGTGCGTGAGGAGGTCTTCGGGCAGGGTGAGCAGCCTCAGGCGTTTGCGGATGGTCTGGACGCTGACCCGAACGTGGGCCGCGAGTTCCTTCACGTCACCGAACTGGCCCTCTTCCAGGGCGGTCTGCCAGTTGCGGGCCTCGTCGAGCGGGTGACTGGAGCGGGCAGCGTTCAGGATGGCACTTGCGGCGGCGATCTGCCCGCGGGTCCCGTCGGTAATCAGGGCAGGCACCTGCCCGATGCCGTACTTGAGCGCGCTGCGGACCCGGCGTTTCCCGTCCACGATCCGGTAGGGACGCTCGGGGTCCCCGCTGGGTTTGAGCAGAACGCTCTGCATCACCCCAAGTCGCTCGATCCCAGGGTTCACCTCCTGGGTGTCGGGTTCCTCGATCCATCCGACGGGCACCATTTGAATCTCGGTGTGGAGCGGCGTGCTGAACAGGTGTCCCGACAGGGTCATGACGACCTCCTTACCAGGAGGTGCCCCGGCGCCAGCCGGGGAGGGCCCTCGAATAACGTTATTCAAGGGGCCGAGTGAAGTCGGTGACCCTCAAGAAGAGGCAGTCGCCGGAATAACGTTATTCGATCTCCGTCACCAAGCCGTTCTTGCAAATCTCGGATGAGGTGCTCCGCTGCCTCCGCACCCCCACGCGGTCACTTCCAGTTACTCCATCGGCACGCCATACCATAGGGTGCATGAGGTTCAATCTTGCTCTCGCCCTCGCCCTGCTCGGCACGGCTCACGCCACGTGGACGCCGGAGGGTCGCCGGATCGAACGCTCCAGCACTTCACGCACCGACACGACCGTGCGTTTTACCTTGCGTCCTGGGGAAGACCCCGTGCGTGCGGCCCTAGATTGCCTCGCGGCGACACGGTTGGATTTCCCGAACGCAACTTGGTTGGATTGCGTCGCCTACACCCCCGAGGGGTTCGCCAAGCTTTCAGGGCGCATCCGCCCCTGTTACCACACCGTCGCGCGCTGGTTCGTAGACGATGCAGGCATGATCCGCCTGTACTTTGCGGCAGACGACCGCCAGTACCCGAAGTCGTGCCCGGCACCATAACGAGCAGCGCGTCGCTTGATGGTCGACGGAGTGATCCCCTCGTGTCACGGCGCGTGACCGCTCCTGCCTGACGGCTGCCCACTTGCCCCAAACGCTTGAGCGTCCGGTGATCACCGAGACACTGTGAGAGCATGGGCACGTGAAGCAGGAATCAGGAACAGTCAGGGCGGCCACCTCAACAAGGAGGTGGCCGCCTGAATAACGTTACTCAACCTCAGTCGCCCAGTAGTTCATGCAGTCGGCGGATGAGTTTTTCCGCCTCCACGCGCTGCTCACGGGGAAGTTTGCCCAAACGCCGGGGGGAGATCTTTCGACGCAGGCTCAGGAGTTGCGCGTCCGCGTCACTCCGGGGGGTGGGCTTCAGCTGAGCCACGACATCCGTGAGCGCGGCGTGACTGAGTTCTTCCTCCAGCACCCATTTCAGGAGGGCCGTGTGGTGCTCCTGCGGAGCGCGGGCGATCAACAACGCCTTGGTGTATTCTAGTTTTCCCGTCTGCACGGCCTCGACCAGGGCCTCCGGTAGCCGCAGGGCAGGGAGCCCGTTGGTGACGAAGGAAGGCCACTTCTCCCGACCGAGCTGAGTGAAGAGGTGTTCGAGCTGATTGACCTGCTCAGGGTCGCTCTCCGGCTGGTTACGCAATTCCCTGAGACGCTGAATGGCCTCCTCGGGTGTGGTCTGGAACAGGGCGGCGACCAGGCGCAACTTGTAGCTCACCTCGTCGTAGCGGTTGAGGTCCTCACGTTGCAGGTTCTCGATGGCGGCCAGGAGTTCGACCTGCGCGTCGGTCAGGGTGCGGACCCGGGCGGGAACACTCGGGAGTCCGGCGAGCTGGGCAGCACGCCAGCGGCGCTCTCCGTACACGATCTCGAACTGCCCACCCTCCAGGGGGCGCACCATCAGCGGTTGCAGGACGCCCTCCTCCCGAATGCTCTCGGCCAACGCCCTCAGGCGCTCCTCGTTGAAGAATCGGCGAGGTTGCCGGGGGTTGGGCTGCAGGACGTTGATCGGGAGGTGCTGAACCTCGCCCACCTCAACATCCTGGGGAAGGGGCGCTCCCGAAAACTCGAGCGAGCGGCTCAGCAGAGTGCCCATGCTGGGAGCCTTGGGCTTCTTGAAGGCATTCTTGGTCATGCGCCGCTCCCCAGGGCTTGCTTGATCTCCTGCCAGATCTCGACGAACTGCGAGAGTTCGGTGGGGGCCTGCCCAAAGACCTTCTCGTAGGCACTGAGCGCCTTCACGACCGTATTCAGGCGCGGATGGGCGTTGAGGGCCTCGTTCGCCTCGTGGGCCATGCCTTTGCGGGCATCGAACCGGTTGAGGATGATCGCGTAGTTGAAGCTCTCCAGCGCCGCTTCGAGATCAGCCAGGAGTTCGAGGGTGGTGGCGAGGCGGTCGACATCCATGCCGGTGGGCAGCACGGGGACCAGCACCACGTCGGCCACCGTGGCTGCACTCTTGAGCACCTCACGGTTGTTGGGCGGGGTGTCGATCAGGACGGTCACGCCAGTTTTGGCCAGCTCGCGTGCCTGACGCATCAGCGTGTTGCGCTCGGCGGGCATGACCTTGAAGGGGAGGGTCAGGCCCTCGGCGGCGGCGTGCTGTTGCCAGCGAAAGGCGCTCACCTCCTCGTCGGCATCCAAAACCACCACCTGGTCACGCTCCTGCGCGATGGCGGCCGCGAGATGCATGGTCAGCGTGGTTTTGCCAACCCCTCCCTTCAAGCTGACCACCGCGATGATGCGGGGTGCGTCTGCGACAGGAGGTCGGATCGCAGCACCGGGGACAATGGTCGCGACCGCTTCGCCGTGCTTCGTCACGACCAGCGGCTCTCCGGTCGTTCCCACCTGACGCAACATCTCCGGAAGCTCCTCGCGGAGTGCACGAATCCCAACGGTCTTGGGTGCCATAGTAGGAGTGTACACATGTGTACACATTTGAGCAAGCTCTGAATAACATAATTCAAGAAATGAGCCCGCATCCATCCTGCGAGGGGCCATCCCAACGGGAATGAGCCTGGACATCAAGGAGCAAAGGAGTTCAAGCGCCTTGCGTCTGCAAGGCTATCTTTCAGCCGCCGTTGGCACATCAGACAGGTACTGGTCCCGCCGCACTGGCTACGGGTTGCGTCAGTCGCACCCACCTATCCTCGATCAAGGCTGCAAAGTCCCGGGCAGACGTGTCCCAGCGCACCCACTGGTTGGGATAGAAAAAACGCTGCTCGTGCCGCAGCGTTTCCCCCTGTCCCTCAAAGCGCCACATGATCGCCACACCACTGGGACTGGTTCGCTGCCAGGGGGCGCAGAGCCCTCCGGCATCCACCTCCACGAAAAGCAGTGTGCGCGCGTCCATCTCCAGGTGCAACATGGCCCGACCGCTGCATGCGATGCCGGATGGGTTGTAGGACACGGCCTTGTGTCCGGCTGGTACGGGCCGCCCCAGATACTTCGCCAGCCGCTTGAGGTAGCGCCGCGCATCCCTTTCAAAGGCCTTTTTTGCTGGCTCGTTGTAACTAATGCCGCCGCGAGCGTCCTCGTAGGTTCCGAGAAGAGCCTCTCCCTGCCCACTCTGCTGGGCACGGTGGACGAAGCGCTCGGCCCGCTGACGCCATCGGCCCTCGTCCCCGACCAGGAACAATGGGGCAGGGGAGAGGCTCTTCAGGAAGTCGGCACTGACCTGGCAGGATTCCGGGTTCCGCGTCTCGCTGACGGGCGGCAGCAGCAGCAGGTCCTGCCCGTAACAGCGGCCCGGATTGAGCGAGGCCAGGGGGACGACAAAGGCCCGCGTCAGGCCCCGTGAGGTCACGGCCAGGTAGGCTTCACGGGTTTCGACTTCCAGCCCGCTGATCTCGCTGCTTGGCTTCTTGCGCCGCTCGAAGTGCTGTCTCAGGGCCTCCCGAACGTTGCCGTGGGTATCGAGGGTAATCATGCCAGCCGCTAACCCCCGCCCCCGCGGGGGAGGGTCGAGGGCGGCATCAAGCCGCAGCATCGGGTGTCATGGATTGCTCCCCGGCCCGTGCCAGGCACAGCAGGTAGCCCAGCATGCCTAATTGCCGCGCGTCCATCACCGCTGGATCGCCTGCTTCACAGTGCTGGGACGGTTCCAGTGTCCGGCTGGGCCGGTAGACCCCGCCGCGTGGGAAACACTGCCTCTGCGCTTCCAGGAAACCCCAGGCCCATTCCAGGGGCAGGGGCGCCCGGCGCTGGAGCCAGACCGTCCAGAGGGCCGGCACAGCGGCCTGGAGGGGCAACTCTCGGACGAACTCCCACAGGTCGTCCTCACGCACGTACACGTCGAGGCGCGCGAGGCTACTGCCAGCCTTGCCCAGCACGTGGATGGGCGCCGGACCGAAACGGCTGAGCGCGTAGTGAACAGGCATCTGGTTGAGCTGCTCAGCGACAGCGGAGAGGGAAGAAGGAAGCATGGCTCTTCGTCACCTGATAGGGTGAGGGCCGACTTCAGGAATAATGTATATATGACGCGCCCATCTCAGGTCCAAATTGCCTCTGACGCTAGCGCTAAGGGGACACAGGCAGCCTTTGGCGGCGTGCTGGAGTTTCCAGATGGCGTGCGTGTCGAGGTGTCAGGCCCACTGCCTCGCTCAGAACATCAAGAGGCGACGGCTGCGCTTGCAACGTTGCGGTACCTGCCGCCTGGTACTACTGCCGTGCTTCAGGTCGATGCGCAGGAGGATGTGCTGCGCGCTGTGTTGTGCATCACCCACCCATGGGTAACTGTGACACGGATCCTTAGAAACAGCAGTCCTCTTCACGAGCGCGCCCACGATTTAGCGCGTGCGGCCCTCAAAGCTCAGGGGAAAGAGTATATCTCGCCGGGTGAAGAAACGGAGCCAAAGATCGCTGTGTATACCCACCAGAGTGTGGACAGCCCAGCCCCTCGATATGCCGTGGCTTACTGGAGTCAGGGTGAGGTTCAAACCAGGACGGGGCAGATCACGGCACAGCAGACCAGGGCCCTCACCCTCCGCATGTTGCAGGAGCAGGCGGAAGCCGCTGCGCCCGTCGGGTATGAGGTCGTTGAGGCCCGTTACGCCACCACCAAGCACGCACGGCCGGAATGGGGGGCTACGCGTGACCAACTAGCCGCCCTGCGGAGCGAGTGCGCCAGGGTACTCAGTTTAGGGAGTAAAGGCGACTGAGCGTTGCTACCTGACCTGCGGCCAAGGAGCGAAGGGCTTCCTCCGCAGCCGAGGTCAACACGGCTTCACCCATCCGGCGGCTTAGGGCGATGACGCGTTCGAATGCCTCGGGGGTCTGTGCCAGGTCGGCTGCCTTAATGAGCCAGGCGAGCGCCGTACGCGGGTCCTGCACCTCCACCTGGGCTGCCGCCTCCTGAAGCAGCCGTACAACATGGCGGTTGACGACCTCGCGGTGGTGTTCTACCCACTCACTCTTGCTGTCTGGCAGGAACGGCCCACCGTACAGCCGTAAGACCTCACGGGGTTCGTGGCGCCCCAGAATAACCTGTGCATCGCACGTGACTTGCACCGCGTCGTTGATGACCCACTCCGGGTTCCTGCGCCCCTGTCCCGGGAGAATCAGGTCCGCCGGGAAGGGCACGCCCGAAGCCCTTGCTGCCTCTCGAAACGAAGCGTTTAGGGTGTTGCGGGCAGTGTGCGCCGATTGCCGGGCACGTTTGAGGTCCACCCCATCCCATACCCGATCTGCGAGTTCATCTTGCCGTGCTTGTGGGTGCAGGATGCGGTAGACCAGAGCCTCGATAGCCGACACGTGGCCCAGCCGGACGTTCTGGCCGTTCAACGTTATGCTCACGCGACCCAACGTGGAGAGGTGCAATTGGAGGGGCGGTAGTGTTTGATCTGGGGTCGTCAGGCAGCGTTGCAGGACTCCTTTAAAGAGAGGCGCGTGCCAACCACGTCGAATGAATTCGCGCAGCAGCGGTTCAAAGTGCGGGTGAACCATCCGGACGTGGGCTAGCTCTTCGGAAGCTCCTTCCAAGGATTGCGCGAGGCCATCCGCATGTGTGCGGTCCAATTGCCCTCGCACCCGCATAATCTCCGCACGAAGCCCTTCGGTGAGGACATGCCTGACGTTGTACACCTCCAAGGTTTCTGCCGTCGCCTGATCCAGGTGGTACAGGGCGTCCTCCAACTGGCCGTTCGAGTACGCGAGGTACGCCAGCATCTTCAGCCTGCTGATCCAGGCGGCTGAAGTGAGCTTCTCCCGGTCTTCCCCCATGAGCAGCCGAAGGCGGTCGAAGGCGGCAACCGCGCTCGCCTGCTGTCCCCACAGCAACTCGGTGTAGAAGAAGTACATGAGGGCATCCGCAGCGATAGAGAAATTTTGCTGGCGCAGGAATTCGTCGAAGGCCTGCCGTGCCAGTTGTACGCCCTCATCGACGCGGCCCTGGGCATGACGAACCTCGGCCAGTCTGAGCTGCGTCACCGGCACGCCGAGAGGATAATTCCGCTCGCACGCCGTCAGGTAGGCCTCCAGCAGTTGTGCCGCCTCATCGGCCCGATCCTTGGACAGGTACAGGGATGCCAGCCTATCGACAATCGGCATCAGACGGTTGGTGAGCCCAAGCTGCTGTCCGGCGAGGTAGGCCCGCTGGTGCTCCTGCAAAGCCAGGTCCCGCTCCTCCTTCTGTTCCAGAATGAAGGCCTTGACGGAGAGGGCCGCGATCTTCAGGCTCACGTCCCCAATCGCATCTGCACGCCGCACCGCCTCATCCGCTGCGGTCAGCCCGGCGTCCAACTGCCTGACACTTTGGAGGTACGCCGCCTTGAAACGCAAC contains:
- a CDS encoding VWA domain-containing protein is translated as MLTLPRQAPAVQWHQQSAWRTYVQELFRLVSRRRDFTTEFRRLPFTAGVLPEQRRLLLDPALLSVPPLGVRFDPGDEYGRRVTLLRSIASHEGGHVVFSGRKPQEQRLGWLWNALEDERMERLVMRRFPELCADFDFLGDVLWLGDHRPEVDLQTACLVWRWAHDRPDVPFAVPLELEGLWREQVRPLVEEAWEAHRDDAVEIARAILAVLPEELREEAEPGLGADGGGMSGVQPEEPQQPVRGKGKRGDEKTADAGNGGPGSETLIPEDSSRPETSSAGELPGSPPALVATAPDGLLLLTGGHARRLAPLLAPPGRPARQEAHRSRGRFRYDRHVQGAERPFRRRVGEDRPVPFLLRLCVDLSTSMSGERLRAAREAAFMLARAAHLARSRLQVIGFTTSAHEIVPPDLPWQEAAARLAGLEAGGGTQLSRGLELALQGCAQPDEQEILIVITDGELLPADVRTCGLLLDDQRPYRRTLDVVPILIGESVQSASSYLDLFGAACPVMVLDEVSRTVQAALTTLRARSWT
- a CDS encoding AAA family ATPase codes for the protein MSFIDIRDCFERAYRAESPFEGTTRNQEIREEDRAWLRREHASVYAPGLGTAVLKLLTGEVGLWQQSDGSARLRLDEREDGLRVYTAPNGLQSRSWHAGGAPSGSFLGAPLLALAEALTGAGAPQTRQALRKFVRVLMPLGLRYPMPKNALAAATRLPDVRFALHHLTDTLDAETQARLAQGTLSSPTHIIPHDRFLSSVNLALLIHPPVQRPASETPATKLRRLARRGGAALLVGPPGTFKTETAKRVAVEEGLTLVIAKGAPGVEDRDFIGGVYPTEQGPRWVDGPISRAFVAATRGRTLLLIDEALRYHPEALNVLQGAMDTVSRAEALAVGIPETLLVGERHHLLPLPDGEHLCCPAENLTWVLTTNLGEDHLQTADRFDGALLSRLDLVIDFEYADEETARTLYRQIGGSERVADLAYAVELVTRDARQGTGVQPVRALDARKTIALVKEVAALLNEGLEEAAALLCACETVVIPHCCARDGDGRLEKDAVEMLTRRIIEEVLEAA
- a CDS encoding ParB/RepB/Spo0J family partition protein, with translation MTLSGHLFSTPLHTEIQMVPVGWIEEPDTQEVNPGIERLGVMQSVLLKPSGDPERPYRIVDGKRRVRSALKYGIGQVPALITDGTRGQIAAASAILNAARSSHPLDEARNWQTALEEGQFGDVKELAAHVRVSVQTIRKRLRLLTLPEDLLTHIGVSIAEGVAERMANLAPEYREQAIRAAERRLDAGERFTAADLKESQTARARDFEESLDTLFGPEPLLEVPRDPLTELVQEVRRLAALGGVELPALVRALAREVPELSEPSSTPAEPPASPRLTVSPRPGRVNLGLRPSERLP
- a CDS encoding ParB/RepB/Spo0J family partition protein, whose translation is MTKNAFKKPKAPSMGTLLSRSLEFSGAPLPQDVEVGEVQHLPINVLQPNPRQPRRFFNEERLRALAESIREEGVLQPLMVRPLEGGQFEIVYGERRWRAAQLAGLPSVPARVRTLTDAQVELLAAIENLQREDLNRYDEVSYKLRLVAALFQTTPEEAIQRLRELRNQPESDPEQVNQLEHLFTQLGREKWPSFVTNGLPALRLPEALVEAVQTGKLEYTKALLIARAPQEHHTALLKWVLEEELSHAALTDVVAQLKPTPRSDADAQLLSLRRKISPRRLGKLPREQRVEAEKLIRRLHELLGD
- a CDS encoding type II toxin-antitoxin system prevent-host-death family antitoxin codes for the protein MAPKTVGIRALREELPEMLRQVGTTGEPLVVTKHGEAVATIVPGAAIRPPVADAPRIIAVVSLKGGVGKTTLTMHLAAAIAQERDQVVVLDADEEVSAFRWQQHAAAEGLTLPFKVMPAERNTLMRQARELAKTGVTVLIDTPPNNREVLKSAATVADVVLVPVLPTGMDVDRLATTLELLADLEAALESFNYAIILNRFDARKGMAHEANEALNAHPRLNTVVKALSAYEKVFGQAPTELSQFVEIWQEIKQALGSGA